From a region of the Hymenobacter jejuensis genome:
- a CDS encoding RagB/SusD family nutrient uptake outer membrane protein produces MKRIIISFLGLLTVAQLLSSCKDTFLDENPKSLYTPQTSLVDSLGFEAGMAGLMSVVREQYTYDARQGLLGTMQLGTDVCIPGSPEGVEVPYYNYNLLNSQDAAASIWWSWAYRTINNANVIIQQASIAPATVRQGYKNRITAEAKFYRAYAYNFLATLYGDVPLIDQPATGPRNDYTRTPLAEVNTFIINDLTSSIPNLSLVNNPKLASGRIHRAVAQQLLAEVYLRTGQNNLAEQQCQAIISSGLFKLITARYGVRSGQPGDYYSDMFVVGNQRRSQGNTELIWGIEQQLNIPGGTTSAQQRRMWIPGYYGISGMLVADSLGGRGIGRMRLSNWVDYRLFAANDIRNSKYNLRRRFYYNDPKSANYGKRVIATGSDTLFRITPYITKWAMYDPADEFGYGTIKDIPMMRLGETYLLLAEAQFKQGNLAGAAASINVLRTRAKADQVTAGDITLNFILDERTRELIGEEQRRLTLVRTGTLVERTTRLNGASVSGLTQKNVLLPIPQTERDLNNGALSQNPGY; encoded by the coding sequence ATGAAACGCATAATCATCAGCTTTCTTGGACTGCTCACCGTAGCGCAGCTCCTGAGCTCCTGCAAAGACACTTTCCTCGACGAAAATCCCAAGTCGCTTTACACGCCCCAAACTTCCCTGGTCGATTCGCTGGGCTTTGAGGCGGGCATGGCCGGCCTGATGTCGGTGGTGCGGGAGCAATACACCTACGATGCCCGGCAGGGCCTGCTGGGCACCATGCAGCTCGGCACCGACGTCTGCATTCCGGGCAGCCCCGAGGGCGTGGAGGTGCCGTATTACAACTACAACCTGCTGAACTCACAGGACGCGGCGGCCTCCATCTGGTGGAGCTGGGCGTACCGCACTATCAACAACGCCAACGTCATCATTCAGCAGGCCTCGATTGCGCCCGCCACGGTGCGGCAGGGCTACAAAAACCGCATCACGGCCGAAGCCAAATTTTACCGCGCTTACGCCTACAACTTCTTGGCGACGCTCTACGGCGACGTGCCGCTGATCGACCAGCCTGCTACCGGCCCGCGCAACGACTATACCCGTACGCCGCTAGCAGAAGTTAACACGTTTATTATCAATGACTTAACATCATCAATTCCCAACCTCTCTCTGGTTAACAACCCTAAGCTGGCGTCGGGTCGCATTCACCGGGCCGTGGCGCAGCAATTGCTGGCGGAAGTGTACTTGCGCACCGGACAGAACAACCTGGCCGAGCAGCAGTGCCAGGCCATTATCAGCAGCGGCCTGTTTAAGCTGATCACCGCTCGCTACGGCGTGAGGTCGGGCCAGCCGGGCGACTACTACTCCGATATGTTTGTGGTGGGCAACCAGCGCCGCAGCCAAGGCAATACCGAGCTGATCTGGGGCATTGAGCAGCAACTCAACATCCCCGGTGGCACAACCAGCGCGCAGCAGCGCCGCATGTGGATCCCGGGCTACTACGGTATCTCCGGCATGCTCGTCGCCGACTCGCTGGGCGGCCGCGGCATTGGCCGGATGCGCCTGAGCAACTGGGTAGACTACCGCCTGTTTGCGGCCAACGATATCCGCAACTCCAAGTACAACCTGCGCCGCCGCTTCTACTACAACGACCCCAAATCGGCCAATTACGGCAAGCGCGTGATTGCTACTGGCTCCGATACGCTCTTCCGCATCACCCCGTACATCACCAAGTGGGCCATGTACGATCCGGCCGATGAGTTTGGCTACGGCACCATCAAGGACATTCCCATGATGCGCTTAGGCGAAACTTACCTGTTGCTGGCCGAAGCACAGTTTAAGCAGGGCAACCTGGCCGGAGCCGCCGCCAGCATCAACGTGCTGCGTACCCGCGCCAAAGCTGATCAGGTTACGGCCGGCGACATCACCCTGAACTTCATCCTCGATGAGCGCACCCGCGAACTGATCGGCGAGGAGCAGCGCCGCCTCACGCTGGTACGCACCGGCACTTTGGTTGAGCGCACCACGCGCCTGAACGGCGCCTCAGTTTCCGGTCTGACGCAGAAGAATGTGCTGCTGCCCATCCCGCAAACGGAGCGCGACCTCAACAACGGTGCACTATCGCAAAATCCTGGGTATTAA
- a CDS encoding glycoside hydrolase family 16 protein — MRKALLMLSLTAALASGCASSHQATQYPGWKLVWADEFNTNGRPDPQNWQFENGFVRNHELQWYQPENARCENGRLIIEVRQEQRPNPAYQPGSSDWKASRPSIYYTSASLNTKGLHSWQYGRFEMRGRIDISPGLWPAFWTLGVGKEWPSNGEIDIMEFYQGKILANVASGTSKQYTAKWRSQTKPVAEFRDPDWAKKFHVWRMDWDARFIRLYVDDLLLNETPLTETVNEDGTGFNPMQQPHYVLLNLALGGDNGGPLTGTAFPNSFEVDYVRVYQRADSQ; from the coding sequence ATGAGAAAAGCCCTGCTGATGCTTTCGCTTACTGCTGCCCTGGCCAGCGGCTGCGCTTCTTCTCACCAAGCCACGCAGTACCCCGGCTGGAAACTGGTCTGGGCCGATGAATTCAACACTAACGGCCGGCCGGACCCGCAGAACTGGCAGTTTGAAAACGGCTTCGTGCGCAACCACGAGTTGCAATGGTACCAGCCCGAAAATGCCCGCTGCGAAAATGGCCGGCTCATCATCGAAGTGCGGCAGGAGCAACGCCCGAACCCTGCTTATCAGCCCGGGAGCAGCGACTGGAAGGCCAGCCGACCAAGCATATACTATACTTCGGCTAGCCTGAATACCAAGGGGTTACATAGCTGGCAATACGGGCGCTTCGAGATGCGCGGCCGCATCGATATCAGCCCCGGGCTGTGGCCGGCCTTCTGGACGCTGGGCGTGGGAAAGGAGTGGCCGTCCAACGGTGAAATCGACATTATGGAGTTTTACCAAGGCAAGATCCTGGCTAATGTCGCTTCGGGTACCAGCAAGCAATACACGGCTAAATGGCGTAGCCAGACCAAACCCGTAGCCGAGTTTCGGGACCCGGACTGGGCTAAGAAATTCCACGTCTGGCGCATGGATTGGGATGCGCGGTTTATTCGCCTCTACGTCGATGATTTACTGCTGAACGAAACCCCACTCACGGAAACCGTCAACGAGGACGGTACAGGTTTTAACCCTATGCAACAGCCTCATTACGTGTTGCTTAACCTGGCGCTGGGCGGCGATAACGGCGGCCCACTGACGGGCACGGCTTTCCCCAATAGCTTTGAAGTGGACTACGTGCGCGTGTATCAGCGGGCAGACAGCCAATAA
- a CDS encoding BNR repeat-containing protein gives MNKLSIECLRLVFLLLIVSGCSGTKVATAPTPATAAPTPVGLGWAKNNVNGAVFRKNSVVSFKQEQYTAFYDSAGYVTLGKRTLPNGPWQVQRTRYQGKVSDAHNIISIMVDGAGYLHMSFDHHGNPLRYCRSVKPGSLELTELLPMTGQQENNVTYPEFYRFPSGDLLFVYRDGSSGNGNMVLNRYDLKMRQWTRLHTALIDGEGQRNAYWQVAMDAKGTIHVSWVWREAPDVASNHDMAYARSRDGGKTWQKSTGEQYQIPITEKTAEYACRIPQRSELINQTSMAADEQGNPYIATYWRPAGTAVPQYQLVYNVDNQWHTMQVSQRTTPFSLSGAGTKKIPISRPQVVVEKKQGKTAVSVVYRDVERQDRVAVAQCDDLSQNKWSVTDLTTESVGNWEPSYDTERWKQAGVLDLFVQRTGQGDGEQLEQLAPQPVYILQWKP, from the coding sequence ATGAATAAGTTATCAATCGAGTGCTTGCGCCTGGTTTTCCTGCTGTTGATCGTCAGCGGGTGCAGCGGAACGAAGGTCGCGACAGCCCCCACACCAGCGACGGCCGCACCGACGCCGGTCGGGTTGGGTTGGGCCAAAAACAACGTCAACGGCGCGGTATTTCGCAAAAACTCGGTGGTGAGCTTTAAGCAGGAGCAGTACACCGCTTTTTACGATTCGGCGGGCTACGTAACGCTGGGCAAGCGCACCTTGCCCAACGGCCCGTGGCAGGTGCAACGCACTCGCTATCAGGGTAAAGTGAGCGACGCGCACAACATCATCAGCATTATGGTAGATGGCGCTGGCTACCTGCACATGTCCTTCGACCATCACGGCAACCCCCTGCGCTATTGCCGCAGCGTGAAGCCCGGTTCGCTCGAACTGACGGAGCTGCTGCCCATGACGGGCCAGCAGGAAAACAACGTTACGTACCCCGAATTCTATCGGTTTCCGAGCGGCGATCTGCTGTTTGTGTACCGCGACGGCAGCTCCGGCAACGGCAACATGGTCCTGAATCGCTACGACCTGAAGATGCGGCAGTGGACGCGCCTGCACACCGCCCTGATCGATGGGGAAGGCCAACGCAACGCCTATTGGCAGGTCGCGATGGATGCCAAAGGCACCATTCATGTGTCGTGGGTGTGGCGAGAGGCGCCGGACGTGGCCTCTAACCACGACATGGCCTACGCGCGCTCCCGCGACGGCGGCAAAACCTGGCAGAAAAGCACCGGCGAGCAATATCAAATTCCCATCACCGAGAAAACCGCCGAGTACGCCTGCCGCATTCCGCAGCGCAGCGAGCTGATCAACCAGACGTCCATGGCCGCCGACGAGCAGGGCAACCCCTACATCGCGACCTATTGGCGGCCGGCGGGCACGGCAGTGCCGCAGTATCAGTTGGTGTATAATGTTGATAATCAATGGCATACGATGCAGGTGTCGCAGCGTACTACGCCCTTTAGCCTGAGTGGTGCCGGCACCAAGAAAATTCCGATTTCGAGGCCCCAAGTAGTTGTCGAGAAGAAGCAGGGCAAAACGGCCGTGTCGGTGGTGTATCGCGACGTCGAGCGCCAGGACAGAGTGGCCGTGGCGCAGTGCGATGACCTGAGCCAGAACAAGTGGTCCGTCACCGACCTGACCACCGAATCGGTGGGCAACTGGGAGCCCAGCTACGACACCGAGCGCTGGAAACAGGCCGGCGTGCTCGATCTGTTTGTGCAGCGCACGGGGCAAGGCGACGGCGAACAGCTGGAGCAGCTGGCTCCGCAGCCCGTGTATATTTTGCAGTGGAAGCCCTGA
- a CDS encoding glycoside hydrolase family 2 TIM barrel-domain containing protein: protein MAVSRFLTAALLLAGGVASAQPTPNEWENPQVFEQHKEKPHASFMVYERAADVAADDYRRSPYYQSLNGDWKFSYVPRPADRPLDFQQPGFNDAAWKSIAVPSNWEIQGFGTPIYTNIVYPFPKNAPFIDGRDNPVGSYRRTFTVPAGWAGREVLLNFGSISGYAVVYVNGQRVGMSKVAKSPAEFDITSYLKEGENVLAVQVTRWHDGSYLEDQDFWRLSGIDRDVAIYSLPKQTIWDFFVHGDLDASYRNGQLSTDVTLRNFATTAGAPARVAVEIVDASGKTVLRQQQAVPALSATGTQTVRLSGSIKNVRPWTAETPTLYQCRLALEDAQGKTLALTGCKVGFRKVEIKNAQLLVNGVPLEVHGVNRHELEPTTGRTVTEAGMRHDLELMKQHNINAVRTSHYPNDERWYKLCDEYGFYLVDEANIETHGYGAELQGWFDKTKHPAYLPQWAPAHLDRIERLVERDKNHPSVIIWSMGNECGNGPVFHDAYKWIKQRDPGRPVQFEQAGEDVDTDIVCPMYPGMNSMKKYATATDKTRPYIMCEYSHAMGNSNGNFQEYWDIIRSSPHMQGGFIWDWVDQGLKTSTPDGRLFYAYGGDLGGYLRQNDENFCANGLVAADRTPHPGLYEVKKVYQDIRFSAAQPASGRVTVHNGFSFSDLDGYVFRWELLRNGVVAKQGNFAVKLAPQQQKEVRLPVPSLPKQAGAEYVLNVFAQTKSAAPLVPAGHEVAREQFLLTPAATYFSATPARAGALQVQRDGDKLTFTSGDVRGEFNTKQGRLTDYRLRDKSVIGSYPEPYFWRAPTDNDFGNGMPQSLGVWRTAHAARKVQRVTVGEQSAAGLPIKVEYLLTDLGAPYTVAYLIGDDGAVQVTAAIDLTSKELPELPRFGMRLELPRQFSRIQYYGRGPWENYNDRNSAALLGTYRDSVAGQFTRTYIRPQESGYRTDVRWVTLTNAEGLGLRLEGLQQPICFSALPYRAEDLDPGLTKKQQHPTDLRPRGAVFVNVDLKQRGVGGDNSWGALPHDAYRLLDKTYSYSYTLRLVDDKAPQP, encoded by the coding sequence ATGGCCGTTTCTCGCTTTCTGACCGCCGCCTTGCTGCTGGCCGGCGGGGTTGCCTCCGCCCAGCCGACCCCCAACGAATGGGAAAACCCGCAGGTGTTTGAGCAGCACAAGGAAAAGCCGCACGCCAGCTTCATGGTGTATGAGCGCGCCGCCGACGTTGCCGCCGACGACTACCGCCGCTCGCCTTACTACCAGTCGCTCAACGGCGACTGGAAATTCAGCTACGTGCCGCGCCCCGCCGACCGCCCGCTTGATTTCCAGCAGCCCGGCTTCAACGATGCTGCCTGGAAGAGCATTGCCGTGCCGTCGAACTGGGAGATCCAGGGTTTCGGCACCCCGATTTACACCAACATCGTGTACCCTTTCCCCAAAAACGCCCCGTTTATCGATGGGCGCGACAACCCGGTGGGCAGCTACCGGCGCACCTTCACGGTGCCCGCCGGTTGGGCCGGGCGCGAAGTGTTGCTCAACTTCGGCTCGATTTCGGGCTACGCCGTAGTATATGTCAACGGGCAGCGGGTGGGCATGAGCAAGGTAGCCAAGTCGCCGGCTGAGTTCGACATTACATCGTACCTGAAGGAAGGGGAGAACGTGTTGGCGGTGCAGGTAACGCGTTGGCATGATGGCAGTTATCTCGAAGATCAGGATTTCTGGCGCCTCTCGGGCATAGACCGCGACGTAGCCATCTACAGTCTGCCGAAGCAAACTATCTGGGACTTTTTCGTGCACGGCGACCTGGATGCGAGCTATCGCAACGGCCAACTCAGCACCGATGTGACGCTGCGCAACTTCGCTACCACGGCCGGCGCGCCAGCCCGTGTCGCCGTCGAAATAGTGGATGCCAGCGGCAAAACCGTGCTGCGCCAGCAGCAGGCGGTGCCCGCGCTCAGCGCCACCGGTACGCAAACCGTCAGGCTGAGCGGCAGCATCAAAAACGTGCGCCCCTGGACGGCCGAAACGCCGACGCTTTACCAGTGCCGCCTCGCGCTGGAAGATGCCCAGGGCAAAACGCTGGCCCTGACCGGCTGCAAAGTGGGCTTTCGCAAAGTTGAGATTAAGAATGCCCAGCTGCTGGTCAATGGGGTGCCGCTGGAAGTGCACGGCGTAAATCGCCACGAGCTGGAGCCGACTACGGGCCGCACGGTGACCGAAGCGGGCATGCGCCACGATCTGGAACTGATGAAGCAGCACAACATCAACGCGGTGCGCACTAGCCACTATCCCAACGACGAGCGCTGGTACAAGCTCTGCGACGAGTACGGTTTCTATCTGGTTGATGAAGCCAACATCGAAACCCACGGTTACGGAGCCGAATTGCAGGGCTGGTTCGACAAAACCAAGCACCCGGCCTACCTGCCCCAGTGGGCGCCCGCCCACCTCGACCGCATTGAGCGGCTGGTGGAGCGCGACAAAAACCACCCGTCGGTGATCATCTGGTCGATGGGCAATGAGTGTGGCAACGGGCCGGTGTTTCACGACGCTTACAAGTGGATTAAGCAGCGCGACCCCGGCCGCCCCGTGCAGTTTGAGCAGGCCGGCGAAGACGTTGACACCGACATCGTGTGCCCCATGTATCCGGGCATGAACTCGATGAAAAAATACGCCACGGCCACCGACAAAACCCGGCCTTACATCATGTGCGAATACTCGCACGCAATGGGCAACAGCAACGGTAACTTTCAGGAATACTGGGATATAATTCGCAGCAGCCCCCACATGCAGGGCGGCTTTATCTGGGATTGGGTAGACCAAGGTCTGAAAACCAGCACGCCCGACGGCCGCCTTTTCTATGCCTACGGCGGTGACCTGGGTGGCTATTTGCGCCAAAACGACGAGAACTTCTGCGCCAACGGCCTGGTAGCTGCCGACCGCACCCCGCATCCCGGCTTGTACGAGGTAAAAAAGGTGTACCAGGACATCCGCTTCAGCGCTGCGCAACCCGCTAGCGGCCGCGTTACGGTGCACAATGGCTTTAGCTTCAGTGACTTAGATGGATACGTTTTCCGCTGGGAACTGCTTCGTAATGGGGTAGTTGCGAAGCAGGGCAACTTTGCCGTGAAGCTGGCTCCGCAGCAACAGAAAGAGGTTCGCTTGCCCGTGCCTTCGCTGCCCAAGCAGGCCGGCGCGGAATACGTCCTCAACGTCTTTGCCCAAACCAAAAGCGCCGCGCCGCTAGTGCCGGCGGGCCACGAGGTCGCTCGCGAGCAGTTTCTGTTGACGCCGGCCGCCACGTATTTCTCTGCAACACCGGCTCGCGCGGGTGCCCTGCAAGTGCAGCGGGACGGCGACAAGCTCACCTTTACCTCGGGCGATGTGCGCGGGGAATTCAACACCAAGCAGGGCCGCTTAACTGATTACCGTCTGCGCGACAAATCCGTGATTGGCAGCTATCCCGAACCGTATTTCTGGCGCGCGCCCACCGACAACGACTTCGGCAACGGCATGCCGCAAAGCCTGGGCGTGTGGCGCACGGCCCACGCCGCCCGCAAGGTGCAGCGCGTGACGGTAGGCGAACAGTCGGCGGCGGGTTTGCCCATTAAAGTAGAGTATCTGCTGACGGACCTTGGCGCGCCTTACACCGTGGCTTACCTGATCGGCGACGACGGCGCCGTACAGGTAACGGCAGCTATTGACCTGACAAGCAAAGAGTTGCCGGAGTTGCCGCGTTTCGGGATGCGCCTGGAATTGCCCCGGCAGTTCAGCCGCATTCAGTATTACGGCCGCGGGCCGTGGGAAAACTACAACGACCGCAACTCGGCCGCGCTGCTGGGCACGTACCGTGATTCGGTGGCCGGGCAGTTTACCCGCACCTACATCCGGCCCCAGGAAAGCGGCTACCGCACCGACGTGCGCTGGGTCACGCTGACCAACGCCGAAGGGCTCGGCTTGCGTCTGGAAGGACTACAGCAGCCTATTTGCTTTAGCGCTCTGCCGTACCGGGCCGAAGACCTCGACCCCGGCCTGACCAAAAAGCAGCAGCACCCCACCGACCTGCGGCCCCGCGGCGCGGTGTTCGTCAACGTCGATTTGAAGCAGCGTGGCGTGGGCGGCGACAACAGCTGGGGTGCTTTGCCGCACGATGCCTACCGCCTGCTCGACAAAACGTATTCCTACAGCTATACCCTGCGGCTAGTGGATGACAAGGCGCCGCAGCCGTAA
- a CDS encoding S9 family peptidase, with the protein MHKSLSLLACLAVGFQTVVAQQPAKKPLDHSVYDQWQSVVNQKISNNGKYVLFQVKPQQGDGTLHLKTATNRTLRLVSRGDSALFSADSKFAVFSIKPQYQVVRQAKIKKKKPADMPKDSLGIYALESGKLTKYPNVRSFQLAEKAAAVAFLAVKPAVKDSLKKAPVDTVKKITDQLLETKKEGATLTVINLLTGTKRQFEAVTDYQISKLGNKAAFAVSAPKNSKTIKSGLYVYDLASGDVKLISSGKGVYKNLAFDDAGKQLAFAAEKHPEKALVKPFSLYYSDFGADSARVLVQPGAKVLKTGWSPSGFGKIIFSESGDKLFFGTAPDPIPQDTTLVEFEHAKLDIWNYKDDYLQPMQLKTLKKDLQRNYLAVIYPKQGNKFIQIEDQYLPESFVAELNDAEYVLATTDTSKRVSMQWEGTTLKQAYLVSTLTGERIAINPKAAKSRFQLSPNGKYAVWYDYASKNWFSFSVATRKTTNLTEKAGVSFTDEENDSPDDPQPYGISAWTKNDEAVLINDRYDIWKINPATGAATNFTNGVGRTNKLIFRYTIPVEKKKFIEPKDNLWLLVQNETNKQWGYYKKNIASTKSPQLAVMAPFGYSTLIQAKNSDNFLYTKSNVSESANVYVSSDLKKEKKLSSINAQQKDYNWFTAELVHWTTPKGFKATGVLYKPENFDPAKKYPMVVYFYEKLSDGLYKYTAPAPTPSRLDIAMFASNGYLVFTPDISYTIGAPGPSAVEYVNSGVDALKKNSWVDAAHVGIQGQSWGGYQVAYLITQTNMYAAAWAGAPVVNMTSAYGGIRWESGMSRQFQYEHTQSRIGGTLWEKPELYIQNSPLFSLPKVQTPVVIMSNDADGAVPWYQGIEMFTDLRRLNKPVWLLQYNGEAHNLVKRENRKDISIRELQFFDHYLKGAPAPVWLTTGVPAVEKGRNWGLDIPK; encoded by the coding sequence ATGCACAAGTCCCTTTCGCTTTTGGCCTGCTTAGCCGTTGGCTTTCAAACCGTAGTAGCGCAGCAGCCTGCCAAGAAACCCCTCGATCACTCCGTCTATGACCAGTGGCAAAGCGTTGTTAATCAGAAGATTAGCAACAACGGCAAATATGTACTGTTTCAGGTGAAGCCCCAGCAGGGCGACGGCACGCTGCACCTCAAAACGGCCACCAACCGCACGCTCCGGCTCGTGAGCCGCGGCGATTCGGCCCTGTTCTCCGCCGATTCCAAGTTTGCGGTGTTCAGCATCAAGCCTCAGTATCAGGTAGTTCGGCAGGCCAAAATCAAAAAGAAAAAGCCCGCCGATATGCCCAAGGATTCGCTGGGCATTTATGCCCTTGAGTCGGGCAAGCTCACGAAGTATCCGAATGTCCGGTCGTTTCAGCTGGCCGAAAAAGCGGCGGCCGTGGCTTTTTTGGCCGTGAAGCCGGCGGTGAAAGACTCGCTGAAAAAAGCCCCGGTCGATACGGTCAAGAAGATCACCGACCAGCTGCTCGAAACCAAAAAAGAAGGCGCCACCCTCACCGTCATCAACCTGCTGACCGGCACCAAGCGTCAGTTTGAGGCTGTCACCGATTACCAGATCAGCAAGCTGGGCAACAAAGCGGCCTTTGCCGTGTCGGCGCCCAAAAACAGCAAAACCATTAAATCGGGGCTGTATGTGTACGACCTGGCTTCCGGAGATGTAAAGCTAATTAGCTCTGGGAAAGGCGTTTACAAAAACCTGGCTTTCGACGATGCGGGCAAGCAGCTGGCCTTCGCGGCCGAAAAGCACCCCGAAAAAGCGCTGGTCAAGCCCTTCAGCCTGTACTACTCCGATTTCGGGGCCGACAGCGCCCGCGTGCTGGTGCAGCCGGGCGCCAAAGTCCTGAAAACGGGCTGGTCGCCCAGCGGCTTCGGCAAGATCATCTTCAGCGAGAGCGGCGATAAGCTGTTTTTCGGCACCGCCCCCGACCCTATTCCGCAGGATACTACGCTGGTGGAGTTTGAGCACGCCAAGCTGGACATCTGGAACTACAAAGACGACTACTTGCAGCCCATGCAGCTGAAAACCCTGAAAAAGGACCTTCAGCGCAACTACCTGGCGGTTATCTACCCCAAGCAGGGCAACAAATTCATCCAGATCGAAGATCAGTACCTGCCCGAATCATTCGTGGCCGAACTCAACGATGCCGAGTATGTGCTGGCCACTACCGACACCAGCAAGCGGGTTTCGATGCAGTGGGAAGGCACGACGTTGAAGCAGGCGTACCTGGTTTCGACGCTCACGGGCGAACGCATTGCCATCAACCCGAAGGCGGCTAAAAGCCGGTTTCAGCTGTCGCCGAACGGCAAGTATGCCGTGTGGTACGATTACGCTTCCAAAAACTGGTTTTCCTTTTCGGTGGCCACCCGCAAAACTACTAACCTGACCGAAAAAGCGGGCGTTTCCTTCACCGACGAAGAAAACGACTCGCCCGACGATCCGCAGCCCTACGGCATTTCGGCCTGGACCAAAAACGACGAAGCCGTGCTGATCAACGACCGCTACGACATCTGGAAAATCAATCCGGCAACCGGCGCGGCCACCAACTTCACAAACGGCGTCGGGCGCACCAACAAGCTGATATTCCGCTACACCATTCCGGTCGAGAAAAAGAAGTTTATCGAGCCGAAGGATAACCTGTGGCTGCTCGTGCAGAACGAAACCAACAAGCAGTGGGGCTACTATAAAAAGAACATTGCCAGCACCAAAAGCCCGCAGCTCGCGGTGATGGCGCCATTCGGTTATTCGACGCTTATTCAGGCCAAAAACTCGGATAACTTCCTCTATACCAAGTCCAACGTCAGCGAGTCGGCAAACGTGTACGTGAGCAGCGACCTGAAGAAGGAAAAGAAGCTCAGCAGCATCAACGCCCAGCAGAAAGACTACAACTGGTTTACGGCCGAGCTGGTGCACTGGACCACGCCGAAAGGCTTCAAAGCCACGGGCGTGCTATACAAACCCGAGAACTTCGACCCGGCCAAAAAGTACCCGATGGTCGTGTATTTCTACGAAAAGCTCTCCGACGGCCTGTACAAATACACGGCGCCCGCCCCTACTCCTTCGCGGCTGGATATTGCCATGTTTGCCAGCAACGGCTACCTGGTTTTCACGCCCGATATCAGCTACACCATCGGCGCGCCGGGCCCTTCGGCGGTGGAATATGTGAACTCCGGAGTGGATGCGCTGAAGAAAAACAGCTGGGTAGATGCGGCGCACGTCGGCATCCAGGGCCAGAGCTGGGGCGGCTACCAGGTCGCGTATCTGATCACCCAAACCAACATGTACGCGGCCGCCTGGGCCGGCGCGCCGGTTGTGAACATGACCTCGGCCTACGGCGGAATCCGCTGGGAATCAGGCATGAGCCGGCAGTTTCAGTACGAGCACACGCAGAGCCGCATTGGCGGCACGCTGTGGGAAAAGCCGGAGCTGTATATCCAGAATTCGCCGCTATTCTCGCTCCCAAAGGTGCAGACGCCCGTGGTCATCATGTCGAATGACGCTGATGGCGCCGTGCCGTGGTACCAAGGCATCGAGATGTTTACCGACTTGCGGCGCCTCAACAAACCCGTTTGGCTGCTGCAATACAACGGCGAAGCGCACAACCTGGTGAAGCGCGAAAACCGCAAGGACATCTCGATCCGGGAGCTGCAATTCTTCGACCACTACCTGAAAGGGGCGCCTGCCCCCGTGTGGCTTACAACCGGCGTTCCGGCCGTGGAAAAAGGCCGCAACTGGGGCCTGGATATTCCGAAATAA